Part of the Suricata suricatta isolate VVHF042 chromosome 8, meerkat_22Aug2017_6uvM2_HiC, whole genome shotgun sequence genome, CATGGCACCTGTTTCCTGATACCTGACGAGTGACTGGTCGGAAGCTGTCTGTTCTCTCCCTACCTGGGAGGGCCAAGGCTCAGAAATCTGAGGCCTTCACTGAACCCAAGCGTGCTTTGGTTTAGGGGCACCTACCTTCCCCTCCTTGCACAACACAAACCCCTCCTGGGAAAGAGCAGTAACAGTCTTCGTTTTCTCAGTAgagctggcacagagcaggtgcccagtgagtgagtgagggctgTGGGAAGTGGCTCAGCCTTTCTTGAGAGAAAGTTCTAGAACAATTTAAGCTAAGCCCACACCCCTGGACTCAGACCTTCTACGTGTAGGCATGGATGCTGCTGTCAGACTAGGGCTCACAGATGTTTAAAGGTCAGATTCAGCACACTTTTTGGTAACAAAAACTAGAAATTGCTACCCACAGAGAACTGGGAAAGTAAACTTGGTTATATTACACAGCCAGTGAAACAGATTACATTCACATATGACATAGTTCGATCTACAACACAGTATTAAGATAAAGAGACTATAGAAAGTTATATACCAGGGCcctatttacattaaaatgtactTTCACTGTGCTTATATGAATAAGTTTGGCACAGCATTTCTCTAAGTGGGGTCCCCTGTGGGGCATGAAtgaacaccaaaaccaaaaatcgttggggcgcctgggtagctcagtcggttgggcggccgacttcaaactcaggtcatgatctcacagttcgtgggttcgagccccgcgtcgggctctgtgctgacccttcagagcctggagcctgcttcggattctgcgtctccctctctttctgacctttccctgctcacgttctgtgtgtgtctctcactctctcaaaaataaataaatgttaaaaaaatttttttaataaaaaaaaaataaaaccaaaaatcgTGACAACACAGCACACTGAGTCAAGTGGCTGTTTTAGGGAAAGTGGGAATAGAGACAATCACACTGTGAACCCGGAAGCATGTACTAATTCTGTGTTTTGTCTAATACCAAAATCTGACGTTTTTGTGAGCCTAGTTCTATTATCAGTTGTTTCTGCTGACTTCCCTCAATGGggtttgcttccttctaggtTTTGCAATTTTTAATTATGAACTCATTCTTTGGAACTCGAGCTGTGGGAATTCTGTGCAGTCTAGTTGAGAAAAATTCCTCATAGAGTCAGATACCAGGGGCCCACATCTGGGgctgtttctgatgagaaaactCAAGTCTGTAGGTTTGCAACCCTCACCAAGGGTGTGCATACAGCCCCAAACTCACGAAGGGCCCACTGGTGACTATGAAGTCTCAAGGCACTTATCTTCCCCCTTTCCATCCTGACCCAAGAACAACATAAGTTTTCTAGCAGGGCTTTTAAAAGTTTACCCTTCCCCTGAGTATCTGACTCTGTGTCTGGTTCAGgggatttctgttttgttcttgggTGTTAAAGCTGTCCCTCTCCCTTGGGTACGTGCCCTTGTGGGATGTGAGGACATCCAGAAGCTTCAGGGCTTACGCCCTTCCCCTGAACTGTGCTTCTACTTTGTTACTGGACTCGAAGATTTCCTCCCTTTCCCGCAAACTCTGTCCTTGCATTCAACCATGTGTGAGCAGTCCCTTGGCCCTAGTGTGTCATGGAAGGAAGCAGGATGGTCTCTAGCCCACCAGAGTAGCCCATTGTCACTTTTATGGTCAGCACAAACAGatgttttcagttttccaaaTTAACTGTCTGGGGAATGAGGGAATGGCCCCTGACTCTGAAGAcaccccccccctgcccccaagcccTAGGACTCACCTTGTAACAGGTGACCTGCTCCAGCGGCCGGGGTCCCCGGTTGCCTGCGCTGCTGTTTTGACTCTGCATGACCCCGATGAcctgtggggctctctgctgattgGGAGAAGAGTTCTGACTCGTTAACTGGATCAAGGAGGACGACCTTTGTAATGGCGGATTGTTACTTTGCTGGAAAGAGTTACACAACACGGTTTTACTGCGGAAAACACGTGCACGCAGACTACCAATGGGGACAGGAAAAAAGAGGGCGGGACTGCTCCCGCATGATCAGCAGGAAGAAGGGCTTCCGCAGTGGCCCTGCTCAGGAGAGCAGCCAGAAAAGAAACATCTGGTGATGATGGCAGGAGCTGCTGCCCGAAAAACACCATGCAGACACACAAAAAcgaaaaataaaagtagaaaacaaaacaccaaagagACGAGGAGGTCTCTGGGGCAGCAGGGCGAGGGCATGAGCAGGCCTTACTTTTGTTTCTGAGGTTCTAGCTTCAGGTCAGGATGAACGCTTGGTTCAGCCAGATGTTTAGCAGCCTACACGGCGAGCAACAGTCACAGAAAAACAGTTGGAGGCTGACATGCTGACCTGTGGTCTAGGGGCTGAGAGGGCCCTCCACTAGGGAGTCACGTGAGCAAGGGAGATGGAGGGGCTTGAGGTGCGGACCAGACAGCCAGGCCATCTCCTAACCAAGAGGGTTCCCAGCCCCCACAAATATAGGAGCACTGAGCTAGAAATCCCCTGGCTGATGTCATGGCTGTACCCACACCCAGTTCCTGGCTTTGTGAATTCTGAGTCGTCCCACAGCCTCCTGAGGGCAGGGGTCAGTGCAGTGAGGCCGGCAGGCCATGCCTCCTCTGGGTTGCTCAGCCTGTAGcactggaggaggagcaggcttTGGCAGTGGGCTCAGAGTCCAACCAGGAAAGAGGTAAGGATTCAAGATCAGTAGGCGGGTTGACTCAGCCTGTTGAGACCCTGCTTAGGGCACCTGGCCAGCCCTTCTTCTGGGCCCCCAATCCTCAACTCCTGGGTGCCCTTGGTTTTGGCGGGGGTACAGATTCCCACTTGTCTACggcatctctccctctcctcatgcTTGAGGGGATCAGCCCATTGGTGGCTTGTGGAACCCCCTTGTCCAGAGGAATGGATCCAGCTGGTCCTTCAGCTCTGTTCCCAGACCATCCTGCTAGGAACTTCCACTCGGGGCACTGAGGGCACTGGTGGGAGAACCAGTTAGCCTCAGTTCTGCTCCCTGGCTGCTCCTGCCCAGCTGTGGGACTGCAGGCAAGGCCCTCCTCTTAGGAGTTTGTTTCCCTGTTTATAATAGGAAGGACTGGAACCAGAAGCAAGAGCAGCAAACCCATGGCACTCGTGCTGCCCCCAGCTCTGGCccctggttggggggggggttgtgccACCGAGACACTCGCCAGGCAAGAAGGGGCGAGAAGCCAAGTTGGCATTCAGCTCTAGCAGACATAGCAGATAGCCCTCCACCTCTAGGGGGAGATGCAAACTGCTCTGCTCCCTGAATTTTCTGCTGGAACTCAGGGCGCCTCCCATCTTGCCCCACGTCCTCCCTGCCTTCTCACACATCACCAGCCAGGTCTGTGGCAGACTGTGCACCAGGGCAGGCAGTGCTGGGGCCGGCAGCACCAcaaggccagggaggggctgaggcacAGTACCTTTGTCGGAGGCTGCGTCTGCTGTGGCAGTGGGGGCTGCTCAGTGGTTCCCATCGGCAGTTCAAATCGAGGGCTGGTCACCATGCAGCCAAAGGGGATGAGAACGAGAGGAGAAGAGGGGATGAGAGAGGGGCCAGGCCAGGCGGTGTTCCCAAATTCTGGTCCTGGGAGATCACAGGCAGCCTCTGCCCAAGTACAGAGCAACTTGTCCAGACGTAGGGAGGGCGCCGGGTCTCAGCTCCACCCCTGAAGCTTTGAGGGTTAGGGGTGAAAAAGAACAGACTTGCCTGGGCTCAGATCTGCCCACATCTAGCTGCGGGACCTTTGGGACCTTCGCAAAGTGCTGCCCCAGGAGGGCTTTGTTCATCAGACTGCCCCCCTCCCTGCGGGTCCAACTCAGGTGCCAGGCCACTTCTGACAAGACATAATCCCAAGGGACATGCCTGGACGCCCTGCAAGCAGGAATCCCTAGGCCACCTATAGGCTCCTGGCTCTCATCTAGAAAGCGGGGCCAAGTCCGCACCATCTGCCACCTGCCCACAGCATGGCAGTGATCAGGATACCATGCTTCTGTGCAGGTGTCCATGGTGTGGACAGAAGCAGCCCGGGGTGGGGGTTGTGGGGTTAACTACACTACTCTGCAGTCCGAGGGCCACCCCAGGGAGAAGTCCGACTCCACAACCCCTCAAAGTGACAGACGTGTGCTAAGGCCTAGGAGAGGAGCTCTGAGCCCTGCTGAACAAGGTGAACCTCGCTTCAGAAGCTACGGACCTGCCTCAGACCAGGTGCCACACCTACCACCACGTGACCAAAGCCAGTGGCTGAGCTCttgagcctcagtgttcccatgtgtgaaatggggacatcctctctctcacacacacacttgtgagAGTTATATGAACTAGCATATGTGGAATCCCAAGCGCAGTGCCTCCACAAAGACCCCCCCAAACTGGAATCTCCTCCCCTTAAGGCTCAGGTTCTTACAGATATACCTAATGGACATGCAAGGCATGAGCTTTTCTGGAGCACACAGCCCAGCTTTCATCAGATCTATGACCCAGGAAAGGTTAAGTGCTGGGCTAGGCAAGCCACCTCTGAGCTTAGGGAGCAGCAGTAACCCCTGCCCAGGCCCTGTGGGGACACCACCCAGTGATCAAAGCCCAGCTGGACCCAGCAAAGATCTAGGGcagcagggcctggggcaggagcGGGGTCAAGGAACAAGATCTGGCTACTCACTGCATGAATTTACACGAGGGCCCCTCTGGGCAGAATCCCACGAGGTAATTCACACAGATGACTCTCCGTGTGTGCCGGTGCCTGCACAGGGGACCTGTTGAGCCAAGTGTCCGGGTCACTCAGACTCCCCTCTTTGGGGGATGGCCTCGTGCCCCTGTGCCAGTCAGAACCCTGCCCATACCACTACCTGGGGTACATAGAGCAAGAGCAGGACTTTAGATGCTGGCTCTGCCTCATATCCATTCACAAGGGACAACAGGCAGAGCACATAATCTCTAAACTGATAGTTTCCTTACCAATAATCTAGGTGATAGTGTAGTCCACACAGGACCTTTGGGAGGCTCGGGTGAGCTGCGGGTGTAAAAAAAGCCTCACTAGCCCCTAACACCAGGTTTTGCTGGAACAGGTGGGACAGGTAGAGGGTCATGTGGGGAGAGGAAGCAAGGACCAGCCTCTTGCTGGGGCCCAGCCACCCTGACACCTACCATGCTTGCAGAAGCCACGGTCATACCAAGGGCAGTCCTTGATCTTGGACTCGGGGTCGATGTGCAGGAAGGGGCATTCCTTGTTGCTGCACTCCCCTGTGGGGAAAGCCAGACGTGCATCCACCTGGGGCAGCTCTAGGAGAGCTGGACCCAGACCTACCTCATGGCTCTCTTCCTTACCCAAAGGGGTATCCTGGACACTGGGCAGGGGCCCAAATATGTGAATGCACTAACTGAGAGCAAGAAATAACTGGTCTACTCTGATGAGCCCTTCACATCTACTAGCTGGGACAGCGAAAGATCTGAGGATTCCACCTTTCAGAACAAACGCAGGGAAGATTTGGGAACTCAAGGCTCAAGTCCTGTGGCAGAATGTAATAAAGCCTTTATGATGACAGCTCCTCTCAGGAGCAACTGGCCCAGCTGGCCAGCAGCATCGTTCACCCAACTACAGAATCCATCCCCTCCGCGCTTGCCCGCCCCAATCTATGTGACACAAAGAAGGACAACCTGATCACTGTTGGCCAGAGAACATGCAAAACCCCTTCCAGATCTGCAAGCCCCTCTGTGGTCTAGCCCatccctccccaggctcctcgGCCCCCAGCCACACCGCCCCCCGGCTCCACATGACCGGCCCCTTCTTAGCCTTcagatcccagctcaggtctccCCTCCTGAGAGAGACCTTCCCTGACCATTTAGCCTAAAGGAAAATATGGTCCTCATGTGGTCCCATCactgtttatttcctttagagTGCTTACtgtgtaacattttctttttttaatttttttttaacatttatttacttttgagacagagagacagaacatgagtgggagaggggcatatCATTTTCAACTTTGTCTCACTGTCATCAGCTGCCTCTTTCTCTGGGCCACTAGAACAAAAGCACCATGGGACAAGGACTGGGTCTCTCCTGTTTACTACCAGCTCTCCAGTGCTGAAAGAGGACTCTCACTTGTGTCACAGGTGACAGGAGCTGCAGACAGTCCACGTGCACCGGGGCAAGCtctgtggggaggcaggggagcgtcagaggcATCAGGGAGGCTGCCAGGTCCGGCAGGAATGAAGGACCCCAGGCCAGCCTTCAGGGGTGCCCTTAAGAGTCTGCTCAGGAGGGCTGTCTCCCCGCTCGGGTCCAGATGGGAGATGGCTCCCATGAGAAGGGGATGCTCCCTTTCCAGTGTTGGTTTGGGGGGGCGGCATAGCTGGGAAGACTGGGTCCTACTTCTCACTATCTGTGCTTCGACTTCATGGCTTTTGCTACCTCTACAAAAAAAGGCACAACTATCATTATGAAACAAGCAGGGCACGCCTCTCGGGCTGCTGGAATAATTAATGTCTCCTGATGACAGTGCTTTGAAAGCACATGGCTCATCCAGTGCTCCCCAGCATGCCCAGCCCACCACAGGTACAGCCGGCTTCCAGCCCCCCCCCTCCAAGCTCCTGCACAGGGCCGGGGGTCCTGAGGCCAAAGTCCATCCTCATCCTGACCAGCA contains:
- the CPSF4 gene encoding cleavage and polyadenylation specificity factor subunit 4 isoform X1 — translated: MQEIIASVDHIKFDLEIAVEQQLGAQPLPFPGMDKSGAAVCEFFLKAACGKGGMCPFRHISGEKTVVCKHWLRGLCKKGDQCEFLHEYDMTKMPECYFYSKFGECSNKECPFLHIDPESKIKDCPWYDRGFCKHGPLCRHRHTRRVICVNYLVGFCPEGPSCKFMHPRFELPMGTTEQPPLPQQTQPPTKQSNNPPLQRSSSLIQLTSQNSSPNQQRAPQVIGVMQSQNSSAGNRGPRPLEQVTCYKCGEKGHYANRCTKGHLAFLSGQ